The following are encoded together in the Bos javanicus breed banteng chromosome X, ARS-OSU_banteng_1.0, whole genome shotgun sequence genome:
- the LOC133243286 gene encoding small ribosomal subunit protein eS27-like — MPLAKDLLHSSPEEEKRKCKKKCLVQSPNSYFMDVKCPGCYKITTVFSHAQTVVLCVGCSTVLCQPTGGKERLTEGCSFRRKQH, encoded by the coding sequence ATGCCTCTTGCAAAGGATCTTCTTCATTCCTCTccagaagaggagaagaggaaatgcaaaaagaagtGCCTGGTGCAGAGCCCCAATTCCTATTTCATGGATGTAAAATGCCCAGGATGCTATAAAATCACCACTGTCTTTAGCCATGCACAAACAGTAGTCTTGTGTGTTGGCTGCTCTACTGTCCTCTGCCAGCctacaggaggaaaagaaaggcttACAGAAGGATGCTCTTTCAGACGGAAGCAGCACTAA
- the TBC1D25 gene encoding TBC1 domain family member 25 produces the protein MATASGSSDLAGSGAPSPGGGAQAAAAEEEEREVVRVRVKKCESFLPLEFRSFAVDPQITSLDVLQHILIRAFDLNGKKNFGISYLGRDRMGQEAYLSLLSDWDLSTAFATASKPYLHLRVDIRPTEDSPLLEDWDIISPKDVIGSDVLLAEKRSSLTTAALPFTQSIISQVGRTLSKVQQVLSWSYGEDVKPFKPPLSDAEFHTYLNHEGQLSRPEELRLRIYHGGVEPSLRKVVWRYLLNVYPDGLTGRERMDYMKRKSREYEQLKSEWAQRASPEDLEFIRSTVLKDVLRTDRAHPYYAGPEDGPHLRALHDLLTTYAVTHPQVSYCQGMSDLASPILAVMDHEGHAFVCFCGIMKRLAANFHPDGRAMATKFAHLKLLLRHADPDFYQYLQEAGADDLFFCYRWLLLELKREFAFDDALRMLEVTWSSLPPDPPEHEVELVGPPSLVVDMGFGSHRGRPMRQRHMLRPAGGGGGAFEDAVDHLTTSSQGPGGGGRLLRQASLDDLQQLRDRTGPRRDSLIQLPYPAALIGSKSLSEPLLNSSDPLLSPSSHPDSPSSSSPPSTQDASPAGDVAAGSPLMPEVGSPQDSGKSLPPPPPLGLPPPQEFGRGNPFMLFLCLAILLEHRDHIMRNGLDYNELAMHFDRLVRKHHLGRVLRRAKALFADYLQSEMWDSEEGAEATAPS, from the exons ATGGCGACGGCCTCTGGGTCCTCGGACTTGGCTGGCTCCGGAGCGCCCTCGCCTGGTGGGGGAGCCCAGGCGGCGGCAGCTGAGGAGGAGGAGCGAGAGGTGGTGCGGGTCCGAGTCAAG AAATGTGAGAGCTTCTTGCCACTTGAGTTTCGCTCTTTTGCTGTGGACCCCCAAATCACTTCGCTCGATGTGTTGCAACACATCCTCATCCGAGCCTTTGACTTGAATGG GAAGAAGAACTTTGGTATCAGCTACCTGGGCCGAGATCGGATGGGGCAGGAAGCTTACCTCTCACTCTTGTCTGACTGGGACCTCAGCACAGCCTTTGCCACTGCCTCCAAACCTTACCTGCACCTGCGTGTAGATATCCGGCCCACTGAGGACA GCCCGCTGCTGGAAGACTGGGACATAATCAGCCCCAAGGATGTCATTGGCTCCGATGTGCTACTGGCTGAGAAGCGGTCATCACTGACAACAGCTGCCCTGCCCTTCACACAGTCCATCATCTCTCAG GTGGGCCGCACCTTGTCTAAGGTCCAGCAGGTGCTGAGCTGGTCATATGGGGAAGATGTCAAGCCCTTCAAGCCGCCCCTGAGCGATGCGGAGTTTCATACCTACCTGAACCACGAGGGCCAGCTCTCCCGCCCCGAGGAATTGCGTCTGCGGATCTATCATGGTGGTGTCGAGCCCTCCCTGCGAAAA GTGGTGTGGCGGTACCTGCTGAATGTGTACCCAGATGGGCTGACAGGCCGAGAGCGGATGGACTACATGAAACGCAAGAGCCGGGAGTATGAGCAGCTCAAGAGTGAGTGGGCCCAGCGAGCAAGCCCCGAGGACCTGGAGTTCATCCGCAGCACAGTCCTCAAGGATGTGCTGCGCACTGACCGGGCCCACCCCTACTATGCAGGGCCCGAGGACGGCCCACACTTGCGGGCTCTGCACGACCTGCTCACCACCTATGCCGTTACCCACCCGCAGGTGTCCTACTGCCAGGGCATGAGTGACCTGGCCTCGCCCATCCTTGCTGTCATGGACCACGAGGGCCATGCCTTCGTCTGTTTTTGTGGCATCATGAAGCGCCTGGCTGCGAACTTCCACCCTGATGGTCGTGCCATGGCCACCAAGTTCGCTCACCTCAAGCTGCTGCTGCGACACGCGGACCCTGACTTCTACCAGTACCTGCAGGAAGCCGGTGCTGACGACCTCTTTTTCTGTTACCGCTGGCTGCTGCTTGAGCTCAAGCGCGAGTTTGCCTTTGACGACGCTCTGCGCATGCTGGAGGTCACCTGGAGCTCATTACCCCCTGACCCTCCTGAGCACGAGGTAGAGCTCGTGGGCCCCCCCAGCCTAGTGGTGGACATGGGCTTCGGGAGCCACCGGGGACGGCCCATGCGGCAGAGACACATGCTTAGGCCTGCCGGTGGAGGAGGTGGTGCCTTTGAAGATGCTGTTGACCACTTGACCACCAGCAGCCAGGGCCCTGGTGGCGGGGGGCGTCTTCTAAGGCAAGCCAGTCTGGATGACCTCCagcaactcagggatagaacggGCCCCAGGAGGGACTCCCTGATCCAGCTGCCCTACCCAGCCGCCCTCATCGGTTCCAAGTCTCTCTCTGAGCCCTTGCTGAACTCCTCAGACCCACTGctttctccctcttcccaccCTGATTCACCATCTTCCTCATCTCCACCATCCACCCAGGATGCCTCTCCTGCTGGTGACGTGGCTGCTGGATCCCCCTTGATGCCAGAGGTGGGCTCCCCACAAGACTCTGGGAAGTccttgccacccccacccccactgggcctgcccccaccccaggagtTTGGCCGAGGGAACCCATTCATGCTCTTCCTGTGCCTCGCCATCCTGCTGGAGCACCGTGACCACATCATGCGCAATGGGCTGGATTACAACGAGCTGGCCATGCACTTTGACCGCCTCGTGCGAAAACACCACCTGGGGCGCGTCCTACGCCGGGCCAAGGCTCTCTTCGCTGATTACCTGCAGTCAGAGATGTGGGACTCAGAGGAGGGAGCTGAGGCCACAGCCCCATCTTGA